Proteins from a single region of Octopus bimaculoides isolate UCB-OBI-ISO-001 chromosome 11, ASM119413v2, whole genome shotgun sequence:
- the LOC106872110 gene encoding argininosuccinate lyase: MQSLYRSFMKSFIMIIFTVTLLLLIFVLGPMSAFYSKTRVSTQTSPVKKTPKSNLTNSTRFRHNFTKSFHEILHLTLKDAITQPSVVNSSKFHGTHLITSPKDSLQNYGIAQTVDYNLFKEDIECSKAYAKSLTRVGLLTRKECHNILDGLEMIGMEWENGTFDLKPDDKDVHAANERRLAELIGSAANKLNAGWDRNDQLATSLRLWQKNAISVHKNDLIELLGVITERAEKELGVLMAGYTVMQQARPIRWSHWLLSFGWKIKRDIERLMDLLSRVDLLPLGSGALAGNPFGVDRMFLAKELGFADIIENSIDAVNDQDIIFEYVAWASIMAAHFHNLANDLILYSTKDFGFVELSHPLHNVQNNASSFSNENARSLEEIRGKTNHIFGEYTDMLSVLKEFSNLHNNDFLSNAKGMFDIYKTIVNALPITRAILSSLKINPDKMEASLSEDMLLPDLEYYMVRKGLPADKAHSLVGMCVRLSQKKGVTFSKLSLAELRSVSPVFDLDVKSVWNYNNSVEQYTLPGGTSHASVQLQIDQLKKWMSFQR; this comes from the coding sequence ATGCAGAGCCTTTACCGTTCTTTCATGAAATCATTCATTATGATCATCTTCACTGTGACTCTGCTGCTGTTGATTTTCGTTCTGGGTCCAATGAGTGCTTTCTATAGCAAGACAAGAGTCTCAACACAGACGTCGCCCGTCAAGAAGACTCCAAAATCAAATCTCACCAACAGCACCCGCTTCAGACataattttaccaaaagcttCCATGAAATATTGCATTTGACTCTGAAAGATGCCATCACTCAACCGTCTGTGGTAAATAGTTCCAAGTTCCATGGAACGCATCTCATAACTTCTCCAAAAGACAGTCTACAGAACTATGGCATTGCTCAAACTGTTGATTACAATCTCTTCAAAGAGGACATCGAATGCAGTAAGGCGTATGCCAAAAGCCTGACAAGGGTCGGTCTCCTCACGAGAAAAGAGTGTCATAACATTTTGGATGGTCTTGAAATGATTGGAATGGAGTGGGAAAATGGGACGTTCGACTTGAAGCCAGATGATAAAGATGTCCATGCTGCCAATGAACGGCGCCTGGCAGAGTTGATTGGTTCAGCAGCAAATAAGTTAAATGCTGGCTGGGATCGCAATGACCAGTTGGCGACAAGTCTTAGACTGTGGCAAAAAAATGCCATCAGTGTTCATAAGAATGATCTTATTGAGCTGTTGGGTGTGATCACTGAGCGTGCAGAGAAGGAGCTTGGTGTTCTTATGGCTGGCTACACAGTAATGCAGCAAGCTCGACCAATCAGATGGAGTCACTGGTTGCTTAGCTTTGGTTGGAAAATCAAAAGAGATATTGAAAGACTTATGGATCTACTTTCACGAGTTGACTTGCTGCCACTTGGAAGTGGGGCTCTAGCAGGAaacccttttggggttgacagAATGTTTTTGGCCAAAGAGCTTGGGTTTGCTGACATCATAGAAAACAGCATTGATGCTGTCAACGACCAAGACATTATCTTTGAATACGTTGCCTGGGCGTCGATTATGGCAGCTCACTTCCACAATTTGGCTAATGACCTTATTTTATACAGTACGAAAGACTTCGGGTTTGTTGAACTTTCCCATCCATTACACAATGTCCAAAATAATGCCAGTAGCTTTTCAAATGAGAATGCTCGCAGCTTGGAAGAAATCCGTGGTAAAACCAATCACATCTTTGGGGAATACACTGACATGTTGAGTGTCTTGAAGGAATTCTCAAACCTACACAACAATGATTTTTTATCAAATGCCAAAGGAATGTTTGACATTTACAAGACAATTGTGAATGCTTTACCAATAACCAGAGCAATCCtttcttctttgaaaataaacCCAGACAAAATGGAAGCTTCCCTCAGTGAAGATATGTTATTGCCAGACTTGGAATATTACATGGTACGAAAGGGCTTACCTGCTGACAAGGCGCACAGCCTGGTTGGAATGTGTGTTAGATTGTCACAGAAAAAGGGGGTCACTTTTTCGAAACTCTCTTTGGCTGAGTTGAGATCTGTCAGTCCTGTTTTTGACCTCGATGTAAAATCTGTATGGAATTATAACAACAGTGTAGAGCAATACACACTTCCAGGAGGGACGAGTCATGCCAGTGTACAGCTTCAAATAGATCAGTTGAAGAAATGGATGTCGTTCCAAAGATAA
- the LOC106872109 gene encoding RNA polymerase-associated protein RTF1 homolog, with protein sequence MSKRKIVIESDSDSDSDDNFDEQLKLLGKRKRTDSEASAPAAPQAGGEDNESSATSESDDEWTMDGKSSAGKKKTKAAKKNNRKSVAISSESEDPSEKSASEPEEGEVSDSDHNSSEVSDSESDDKFFDGYDEDLIGDDEDRKRLEQMTEKEREQELYNRSERRAVLKTRFEIEKKLRQAKKKDQKGKKKSSSDSSSRQVATPSQRSKERRKNIEDKRDSKMSAFKNLKARREEKKTKEIAIKEQQKKKLAGNHIYSDDDDDDDDDDDDDDAPDNNSKDESSRKSDREEKSKKADTSSSSDSSDDRSSASSDSDSDGSPKSRKKSTVYATREDLSKIRLSRNKMERWCHMPFFKNTVMGCFVRIGIGNHEGRAIYRVAEIIDVVETLKIYQLGSARTNKGVRLRHGSAERVYRLEFVSNQDFTESEFFKWKEAMAHAGMTLPTRDEVEKKISDINNAFNYKFKDNDIEEIVAEKQKFKKNPHNYAMRKTLLMKQRDQAEVEGQKDKAKDLNKQIEELEERATELDRRRTSNINSISYINQRNRERNMIEAEKAAIVEGEAARKAEADPFTRRACRPSLVTKVRDPEISSIIKAKVAEVKAAEEKKKRESEANGGEAAVESKQNPVPVDKDKDKPDVKNVPERRDSEDLYAVHDFDIKIDLEVPMSGSSIVAYNRTAQPVKEVTPRRSLNLEDYKKRRGLI encoded by the exons ATGTCCAAAAGAAAGATTGTTATAGAATCGGACAGTGATTCGGACAGTGATGATAATTTTGATGAG CAACTGAAGCTGTTGGGGAAACGGAAGAGAACCGACTCAGAAGCATCAGCCCCTGCTGCCCCCCAAGCTGGGGGTGAAGACAACGAATCCTCAGCAACGTCAGAGAGTGATGATGAG TGGACAATGGATGGCAAAAGTAGTGCTGGTAAGAAGAAAACTAAAGCTGCCAAGAAGAATAACCGAAAGTCTGTTGCCATATCATCAGAAAGTGAAGACCCAAGTGAGAAGAGTGCCTCTGAGCCAGAAGAAG GTGAGGTGTCCGATTCTGATCACAATTCTAGTGAAGTGTCTGATTCTGAATCGGACGACAAATTCTTTGATGGCTACGACGAAGACTTGATTGGAGATGATGAAGATCGCAAGAGACTGGAGCAGATGACGGAGAAAGAGCGAGAGCAGGAGTTGTATAACCGCAGTGAACGAAGAGCAGTTCTTAAAACAAG gtttgaaatagaaaagaaattgcgACAAGCGAAAAAGAAAGACcaaaagggaaagaagaaatCTTCGTCTGATTCAAGTTCGCGACAGGTTGCCACACCCAGCCAGCGCAGCAAGGAACGCCGTAAGAACATAGAAGATAAGAGAGACAGCAAGATGTCTGCCTTCAAGAATCTGAAGGCCcggagagaagagaagaaaactaAAG AAATCGCAATCAAAGAACAGCAGAAAAAGAAGCTGGCAGGGAACCATATCTACtcagatgacgatgacgacgacgatgatgatgacgacgacgacgatgctccTGACAACAATAGCAAAGACGAGAGCAGTCGGAAGAGTGATCGAGAAGAAAAGAGCAAGAAAGCCGATACATCGTCATCGTCAGACTCCAGCGATGATCGGTCATCAGCATCCTCAGACTCAGACTCAGATGG TAGCCCAAAATCTCGCAAGAAAAGCACAGTCTACGCCACCAGGGAAGATCTCTCCAAAATTCGACTTTCACGGAACAAAATGGAAAG gTGGTGTCACATGCCTTTTTTCAAAAACACTGTCATGGGTTGCTTTGTACGAATTGGTATCGGCAACCATGAAGGTCGAGCTATATACAGG GTAGCAGAAATAATTGATGTTGTGGAAACCTTGAAAATATATCAACTTGGCTCAGCCCGAACAAATAAAGGTGTTCGACTAAG ACATGGAAGCGCTGAACGAGTGTACAGGCTAGAGTTTGTATCGAATCAAGACTTCACAGAATCGGAATTCTTCAAATGGAAAGAAGCAATGGCTCATGCGGGCATGACGTTACCAACCCGAGACGAAGTAGAGAAGAAGATCTCAGACATAAACAATGCCTTCAACTACAAATTCAAAGATAACGATATTGAAGAG atTGTAGCTGAGAAAcaaaagtttaagaaaaatcCCCACAATTATGCCATGAGGAAAACCCTTTTAATGAAGCAGAGG GATCAGGCAGAAGTGGAAGGTCAGAAGGACAAGGCCAAAGATCTGAATAAACAAATTGAGGAATTGGAGGAGAGGGCCACAGAGCTTGACCGACGTCGTACCAGTAACATTAACTCCATCAG TTACATTAACCAAcgcaacagagaaagaaacatgaTTGAAGCCGAGAAGGCTGCCATCGTGGAAGGGGAAGCTGCCCGCAAGGCTGAGGCAGATCCGTTCACCCGTCGAGCTTGTCGGCCCAGTTTAGTTACAAAA GTCCGTGACCCTGAGATTTCatcaataataaaagcaaaagtaGCAGAAGTTAAAGCagcagaagagaaaaagaaacga GAATCAGAAGCCAACGGAGGAGAAGCTGCTGTAGAATCAAAACAG AATCCTGTTCCTGTGGACAAGGACAAAGATAAACCAGATGTAAAGAATGTTCCAGAACGACGAGATTCAGAAGATCTTTATGCTGTACATGATTTCGATATCAAAATAGACTTAGAAGTGCCCATGTCAG